From a region of the Pongo abelii isolate AG06213 chromosome 9, NHGRI_mPonAbe1-v2.0_pri, whole genome shotgun sequence genome:
- the OTUB1 gene encoding ubiquitin thioesterase OTUB1 isoform X2: MTRAPPTTLWSTCGCSPRATCSARASSSSISSRVGGLSRSSASRRWSPCARRATTSTSSRWPRPSACPSRWSTWTAARAAPPIRTSSLRAPSPRSTFSTGLDTTISSTNRAGPGPLLPCCPPLPGARHVQRFFCGCKWSYFTPFFLSHDPPCFIKGGAGGEPCVRVPALLPAWLLCLLPPPPRWVPLLFTYPPLSFPNRSRFEGPGLLEAPPASSASFPEAPLPFLAGSGASMGSWKFLGDLPRVPGPPTLHLLPHRPHLHVLAGPQTPASCPPPGVCMVGSPGLRGPL; encoded by the exons ATGACCAGAGCACCTCCGACTACCTTGTGGTCTACTTGCGGCTGCTCACCTCGGGCTACCTGCAGCGCGAGAGCAAGTTCTTCGAGCATTTCATCGAGGGTGGGCGGACTGTCAAGGAGTTCTGCCAGCAG GAGGTGGAGCCCATGTGCAAGGAGAGCGACCACATCCACATCATCGCGCTGGCCCAGGCCCTCAGCGTGTCCATCCAGGTGGAGTACATGGACCGCGGCGAGGGCGGCACCACCAATCCGCACATCTTCCCTGAGGGCTCCGAGCCCAAGGTCTACCTTCTCTACCGGCCTGGACACTACGATATCCTCTACAAATAGGGCTGGCCCCGGCCCGCTGCTGCCCTGCTGCCCCCCTCTGCCAGGCGCTAGACATGTACAGAGGTTTTTCTGTGGTTGTAAATGGTCCTATTTCACCCCCTTCTTCCTGTCACATGACCCCCCATGTTTTATTAAAGGGGGTGCTGGTGGTGAGCCGTGTGTGCGTGTCCCTGCTCTGCTGCCCGCCTGGCTGCTCTGTCTGCTGCCCCCTCCTCCCAGGTGGGTCCCCCTGCTTTTCACCTATCCACCCCTGAGCTTCCCCAACAGGAGTAGGTTTGAGGGGCCAGGCCTCTTGGAGGCCCCTCCTGCTTCCTCTGCTTCCTTCCCTGAGGCCCCCCTTCCCTTCTTAGCTGGCTCAGGGGCTTCTATGGGATCCTGGAAGTTCCTTGGGGACTTGCCCAGGGTCCCAGGGCCACCCACACTGCATCTGCTCCCTCATAGGCCCCACCTCCACGTCCTGGCTGGGCCCCAGACCCCAGCTTCCTGCCCTCCACCAGGGGTCTGCATGGTTGGGAGTCCTGGGCTGAGGGGGCCTTTGTGA